In Streptomyces nodosus, one DNA window encodes the following:
- a CDS encoding GlxA family transcriptional regulator, with product MTVVPSPHLPPAPHRPHRVLMVLFDGVQVLDATGPLEVYGAANAYGGDYRITTASLDGKPVTATAGVRLMPDLALDEVDLPLDTLMVPGRPDWWAAVSDTPLVTAVARLAAASGTVASICAGAFPLAATGLLEGRRVATHWRLAADLAARYPGLTVDSDAVFVRDGRFVTSAGITAGIDLALSLVEADLGADVARATAKHLVVFMARPGGQSQFSVRQSARYGTDSVLRHVLDAVTADPRGDHTLTAMARRAGVSERHLTRLFRTETGMTAAQFVERIRLEAAQALLESGGDPLDSVARASGFGSVETMRRAFRRILGVTPGAYRDRFRTTRRQDTQVPGNPWPPAGHSGQSDPRMTSTKFSRSNPGT from the coding sequence ATGACCGTCGTGCCGTCCCCCCATCTGCCGCCCGCCCCGCACCGTCCGCACCGGGTCCTGATGGTGCTCTTCGACGGTGTCCAGGTCCTCGACGCCACCGGCCCTCTGGAGGTCTACGGCGCCGCCAACGCGTACGGCGGCGACTACCGCATCACCACGGCCTCCCTGGACGGCAAACCGGTGACGGCGACGGCCGGGGTGCGGCTCATGCCCGATCTCGCGCTGGACGAGGTGGACCTCCCGCTCGACACGCTCATGGTGCCCGGCCGTCCCGACTGGTGGGCGGCCGTCTCCGACACCCCGCTGGTGACCGCCGTCGCACGGCTGGCGGCGGCCTCCGGGACGGTCGCGTCGATCTGTGCGGGGGCGTTCCCCCTGGCCGCCACCGGACTGCTGGAGGGACGGCGGGTCGCCACCCACTGGCGGCTCGCCGCCGACCTGGCCGCGCGCTACCCCGGCCTCACGGTGGACAGCGACGCCGTCTTCGTGCGCGACGGACGCTTCGTCACCTCCGCGGGCATCACCGCGGGCATCGACCTGGCGCTGTCGCTGGTGGAGGCGGACCTCGGCGCGGACGTGGCGCGGGCGACCGCCAAACACCTCGTGGTGTTCATGGCCCGGCCGGGCGGGCAGTCCCAGTTCTCGGTGCGGCAGAGCGCCCGGTACGGCACCGACTCAGTGCTGCGCCATGTCCTGGACGCGGTCACGGCCGATCCCCGCGGAGACCACACCCTGACGGCGATGGCCCGGCGCGCCGGGGTCAGCGAACGGCATCTCACCCGTCTGTTCCGGACCGAGACCGGTATGACCGCGGCGCAGTTCGTCGAACGGATCCGGCTGGAGGCCGCCCAGGCCCTCCTGGAGAGCGGCGGCGACCCCCTCGACTCGGTGGCCCGTGCGAGCGGGTTCGGATCGGTGGAGACGATGCGCCGGGCCTTCCGGCGGATCCTCGGGGTGACACCGGGGGCGTACCGGGACCGGTTCCGCACCACACGGCGGCAGGACACACAGGTCCCGGGAAACCCATGGCCGCCGGCCGGTCACTCGGGCCAGTCGGATCCGAGGATGACGTCGACGAAGTTCTCCCGCTCGAACCCGGGCACATAG
- a CDS encoding glycoside hydrolase family 15 protein, protein MADSSSDQCNQYVPGDTRYLPIAEHGLIGDLRSVALVGSNGTIDWYCVSAFDAPSVFASILDADRGGSFELTATVPGRTKQFYFPDTNILITRFFTEDGVGEVQDFMPIGEKAVETERHRLIRRVLCVRGSLPFRVQVSPRFDYGRQPHTLQLHGDMALFESVGLSLALTATVPLEGDDRDVWADFKLAEGESAVFALDQVDSNLPPLMCARAEAERQFATTVAYWRRWLSSSRYRGRWREMVHRSALTLKLLTYAPSGAIVAAATTSLPEQIGGERNWDYRYVWVRDAAFCVYALLRLGFTGEAQAFMNFVTRHIIHGEGGPSGPLQIMYRIDGSTDLPEQELDHLEGYQGSAPVRVGNAAADQLQLDIYGALIDSIYLYDKWAQPISSDQWDDVCKLVDWVCKHWDQPDEGIWETRAGRKNFLYSRLMCWVAIERAIRVANHRGLPADLPRWRQNRDTIYRRIMQRGWSETRKAFVQNEDDDVLDAALLMMPLAKFIAPTDPKWLSTLDALTQDLVSDSLVYRYDPLVSPDGLRGEEGTFSICSFWYVEALTRAGRLDEARLAFEKMLTYANHLGLFAEEISHTGEQQGNFPQAFTHFALISAAFNLDRALG, encoded by the coding sequence ATGGCCGATTCGTCGTCCGACCAGTGCAACCAGTACGTGCCCGGGGACACCCGGTATCTGCCGATCGCCGAGCACGGGCTGATCGGTGACCTCCGCAGCGTGGCCCTGGTGGGGTCGAACGGCACCATCGACTGGTACTGCGTCTCGGCCTTCGACGCCCCGAGCGTCTTCGCCTCGATCCTGGACGCGGACCGGGGCGGCTCCTTCGAGCTGACCGCGACCGTGCCCGGCCGGACCAAGCAGTTCTACTTCCCCGACACCAACATCCTGATCACCAGGTTCTTCACCGAGGACGGCGTCGGTGAGGTGCAGGATTTCATGCCCATCGGCGAGAAGGCGGTCGAGACGGAACGCCACCGCCTGATCCGGCGGGTCCTGTGTGTGCGCGGCTCCCTCCCCTTCCGGGTGCAGGTCTCCCCGCGGTTCGACTACGGGCGGCAACCGCACACCCTGCAGCTGCACGGTGATATGGCGCTCTTCGAGTCCGTCGGCCTGTCGCTGGCCCTGACCGCCACCGTCCCCCTGGAGGGCGACGACCGGGACGTATGGGCGGACTTCAAGCTCGCCGAGGGCGAGTCGGCGGTGTTCGCGCTGGACCAGGTCGACAGCAATCTCCCTCCGCTGATGTGTGCGCGCGCCGAGGCGGAGCGCCAGTTCGCCACCACGGTGGCGTACTGGCGACGTTGGCTGTCCTCCTCCCGCTACCGCGGCCGGTGGCGGGAGATGGTGCACCGTTCCGCCCTCACTCTGAAGCTGCTCACCTACGCGCCGAGCGGCGCGATCGTGGCCGCGGCGACCACCAGCCTGCCCGAGCAGATCGGCGGCGAACGCAACTGGGACTACCGGTATGTATGGGTGCGCGACGCGGCCTTCTGCGTCTACGCCCTGCTGCGCCTCGGCTTCACCGGCGAGGCGCAGGCGTTCATGAACTTCGTGACCCGGCACATCATCCACGGCGAGGGAGGACCGTCGGGACCGCTGCAGATCATGTACCGGATCGACGGCAGCACCGACCTGCCCGAGCAGGAACTCGACCATCTGGAGGGCTATCAGGGCTCCGCACCGGTGCGGGTCGGCAACGCCGCCGCCGACCAGCTCCAACTCGACATCTACGGCGCCCTCATCGACTCGATCTACCTCTACGACAAATGGGCGCAGCCCATCTCCAGCGACCAGTGGGACGACGTCTGCAAGCTGGTGGACTGGGTCTGCAAGCACTGGGACCAGCCCGACGAGGGCATCTGGGAGACCCGCGCCGGCCGCAAGAACTTCCTCTACTCCCGGCTGATGTGCTGGGTGGCGATCGAGCGCGCCATCCGGGTCGCCAACCACCGTGGTCTGCCCGCCGATCTGCCCCGCTGGCGGCAGAACCGCGACACCATCTACCGGCGGATCATGCAACGGGGCTGGTCCGAGACGCGCAAGGCCTTCGTCCAGAACGAGGACGACGATGTCCTCGACGCGGCGCTGCTGATGATGCCGCTGGCCAAGTTCATCGCGCCCACCGACCCCAAGTGGCTGTCCACGCTGGACGCCCTCACCCAGGACCTGGTCTCCGACTCGCTGGTCTACCGGTACGACCCCCTGGTGAGCCCGGACGGCCTGCGGGGCGAGGAGGGGACGTTCTCGATCTGCTCGTTCTGGTACGTGGAGGCCCTGACCCGGGCGGGCCGTCTGGACGAGGCACGCCTGGCCTTCGAGAAGATGCTGACCTACGCCAACCATCTGGGCCTGTTCGCCGAGGAGATCAGCCACACCGGCGAGCAACAGGGCAACTTCCCCCAGGCGTTCACCCACTTCGCGCTGATCAGTGCCGCCTTCAACCTCGACCGGGCCCTGGGCTGA